CTGCACCACAGACCCACGCATCTTGGTGCTCACCAGTCCCACCAAGGCGCGTGGGGTGGCAGCGCAGCCTCGCATATCCCCACCATCACCGGAGGGCAACAGCAGTCCCAACAGTCTCTGATTTATTCCCAGCCCGGTGGTTTCACAGTCAACGGGATGTTGAACCCCACTGGGAGTTTGGTCCACCCGGGGTTGATGCGAGGAGATTCTCCAGAAATGGACCACGGGAGCCAccatcatcaccaccaccaccaccatcagcagcagcagcagcaccctCACCACCATCACCATCACCACCAGCACCACGCGGGAGTGAACAGCCACGACTCGCACTCCGACGAGGACACGCCGACCTCCGACGACCTGGAACAGTTCGCTAAGCAGTTTAAACAGCGTCGGATCAAACTGGGTTTTACTCAGGCCGATGTCGGCTTAGCACTAGGAACTCTTTACGGAAACGTCTTCTCCCAGACCACCATTTGCAGATTCGAGGCCCTCCAGCTGAGCTTTAAAAACATGTGCAAACTCAAGCCACTGTTGAACAAGTGGCTGGAGGAGGCTGACTCCACCACGGGCAGTCCCACCAGCATTGACAAAATAGCAGCCCAAGGCAGGAAACGAAAGAAGCGCACCTCCATCGAGGTGAGCGTAAAGGGAGCCTTGGAAAGCCATTTTTTGAAATGCCCCAAACCCTCGGCACAGGAGATCACCTCGCTCGCAGACAACCTTCAGCTGGAGAAAGAGGTGGTTCGGGTCTGGTTCTGCAACCGAAGGCagaaagagaagaggatgacGCCGCCCGGGGTCCCTCAGACGCCCGAGGACGTGTACACCCACACCGGCAACGTGAGTGCAGACACACCGCCTCCGTCCATGGACTGCAAACGTATGTTCACTGAGACCTAAAATATATTATGTTATGCACACTTCCAGTAATTGGACGATTAGCACCAAAAATATTCTATGTTTTGTACGAGGGAAACTAAACTCAAACCCAAAACGCATCTTTAGAAACCTTTTTATCCTCCAATGTCCCTAACGCTATGACTGTGTTTGCTCTGTGTTTCAGGAGAGTTTTGTGATAGAATACTTAAAAGGTGCAAGTTTGAAAGATGAGCCGGACAACAACTACAACGTGACAACTACCAGCTCCTATGGCCAGGAGATTCTGGTGCACTGACACCGAAATGATGACAAACCCAAAGCCAACGTAGACTTTATGAATTCCCTTTAAGGGAAATTACAAAAGAACTCTCAAGGACATGGATCAATGCAGACAGGCATTAAATATTAAACAGTGGAAGAATTTACCCCAGGACGCGCAGGAATTATATTACTCATTTGAACAAAAAGGAATTGTCCACTTTGGGAACATTATGTGCAACGAACTACACCTTTTCTACTTCATAGTATTTTTGTGGACTACACTTCTGTGACTAGcttttacacagagaaaaaatAAGGGAAAACAATTTGATTACTCTAAACTGCACTTATTTTCCAATTTCAGCCTCTCCCTGTaaacacttttttgttgttgtttggctAAATAATCGTAGATATTGCCCTCCTGTTTTACCAGGCAGAAGTTTTTGGTGGGTTTTGATAACACGTCTGTGTACATTTGGCAATATGGATGATCTGTGTTGATTTAAATGATTTGCTTTATATTTTTCACTAAAATCAATCTTTCAAATAGTTTCTGGAGCAATGGCAGATTTGTTGCGCAATGTGATGACTTTCAACCTAGTAGCATTTCTTGTAGGCCTTCATCGTTTCCCCCTCTGTCATTTTAACGATTGATTATATTTTATACTGTTATTATCACACTTGTTATTACATGCAGAATTGTACACGAACACATTGACAAAGCTGAAACAAACCGTTCCTCGTTATTGTTATTTAAATTCACTATACTCACTCAGCGAGAGGTGAATGAGAACAATAAATCTGATAGCTCTCAGATGCAACTGTGAAATTGTGCAACTTTCTTTCTCTCGTTCTTTTATCAGCAATTTGATttctaaaactacattcaaaatgtatgatTAATATTCGTTTGATTTGTTCTGGATGTGTCTAGACAAATAGTGACACATCGAGTCTCTGGAACGTGTACAAAGGGAAGGGGATCTCTTGACCCTTGGCCTGAAAATGTTAGTTCGAATACTTCCCAAATGTTTtctcattttaatatcttatttctttaaatattattGAGGTTTTGCATGTAAGATTTTCTGTGTATGCTTTCGGGATttttttaagagagagagagaaagagtaagaaatgTACCTGTTAATACACTTTATCTGCTATAAAAGGCGGGTTTCAATAAAAGACTTCACGTCgtttttgtaaaacaaataacGTTGCATAACGGATTTGAAAAAACTTTTCCGTCAGATTTGCTGAGAATCCAAATAGTCCGGGTGGACGGTGTACCAAACCTGCATGGTGGTTGGTACTGTAATACATTAGACCCGTTGATATGCATTATACTGATTTCAGATTTTTGTTTCCCTTTACTGAATAAAATATaggcgtatatatatatatatatatatatatatatatatatatatatatatatatatatatatatatatatatatatatatatatatatatatatatattatttttttttttttttttaatttatttatttatttatttttttgggcaaACATCTTTTATTGATTAGTTTGGATGACAGAAGTAAATATCTGAATTATGCTATCTGAGCATAAAAACGAACGACAAAATTGCGTGAGTGTTTATATAATTCAAATAGGCCTACAAAATATGATATTTAATTGGCGTGACTTCGGcaaaccaaaatatattttgtaaaatgtattcttATTTGAATTTGAAAGAAGCACAGGCGTCCCGCACAGCGAGTGACGTAATTTGGAATTCATTCCGTGCTCGCTCTAAAGCAGGGGTGAATTTGTATGCATGGAAATTCGTATGCCTGCCACGTAGCTCTCTGAGTGCAAAAGGGCCTAGATCCCTCCAACAGATTGCAATGTAAAAGCAAAAACGCCGGTGTGACTGAATTGCCTTTTTTTGCAAACCGGCCGTTTCTGCTGGGGAAAAGCAGAACTATTGACCATTTATTTCATCAAGACATGTTTGGCTATTTGTcctagctatttttttttttatcaattacatATATTTGAAACTGCTGGGTTTGCACGCTTTTAGATAAAGCGCAACACTAACCTTCCAGCTTAACGACGCTTCTGTTAAGTCTTGGGAAAGCAGCggtttgtattcatttatttatttgtttaatttattttaatgaagaacttttGTGTGGAAGTGACTATTAAGCCAAACACACGGCCCTTCTCTCGAAGATTTAAATTTCGCGGATGATTTACCGTACAGCCGTTGCGTGGCAACGAATTTCAACCTGTAGTCATAAGCACGCGCCCCACCCTTCATGCAATATTACCACATTTAATAGCATTGTTTACGCACACAGAGTTACTGAGTATTACTGTTGTAATGCTCTGAGTGTTTGTCAAAACTGTCTTTAAACATTTTACTGTTATTACAAAGTGCACTATTATAGCAGTAGGCTAATGCCGGGAACTAAAAATACAATAGGCTACCCTATAAAATAAATTTAAGGTTAATTCATAGGAtgcactgtttatttatttattggatttTAAAAGCTAAATTTGCAAATGCAAATATTAAGAAATAATGCACAAATGAACTATATATTTTGGTAAAAACTAGCCTGTTCAACGATTCCAATGGGAAACAAAAACATTAGCTAAAACACTCGTGTCCGTCCATTTTGAGCAGAAGTTCATATATAAATGAAAGATATTCGGCTGCGCATTCTCAATGAAACTCTCAACTGTTATAATAGTTGCCCAATGATTCTGATTGACTTGAAATAAGAGCAATGCGTGGATTCAAAACAAAGGCGATTTCGCAGAACTTTACAGTATCAAAAATATGGAGtaatgtttcttcaacttttaaGCCTATCAATTTATTTAGCTATTATTATTTACTGTCTCTGAAATGTAAGGTAACAAAGCATGCATGctaaaaagtaaaatatatataaacagtgaataTGCCatataaatatttcaaacaaatatataattttttcatattattttcttcttcttcttcttatggAAATACAAAACTTTTTACTTCCACATGTTTTCTATAGCCTATAGGTATTAGGTAATTCTATATTTTATATGTGGGATGATGTATATTAAATAGCCGAAATTTTTGCTATCTATAcctattattattaggctataatGACgtcttgaaatgtttatttagagGACTGAACTCtaaatttgcttaataattatagTGAGTGTTATTGTAGTTTCTATTATAGTGAGtggttgaaatacatttttatttttgtaatttatttatttgtaattttttataattatagacGCGCAAACCGAAGAGTTGATGTAGGTACTGTATATGTAGCCTACCAGATAAGTGAAATCCTCTCTCATATTTCTTTAGCGCCATCTTTTGGAATTCCCTCCCACACTAAAAGAGCAGGCTATCAATCTCAATCCATTTTATGGATAAAATATTAAAGGAACATTTGTAGACAACATTATTTAACTAATTGTAACTAAAAAGCTGCACCTGAGTTGGCCTTAAATTTCCTTTTATCCAACTGATTTATTTAGAATTTACACTGATATTAATAACCAAGGTTAACATTAAGCTTTGAAAATCACTTTTAAAAATTGAGCATTGAACCTTTTTGTTCTGTGCAAACCTGCTGCTCACCTAACTGTGTCTCACTACACTACACaccataacattttattttctcgCAATTCCCATGAGACCAATACACGTGATCGAACAATGTCTAAGGCTGTAGAAGACGGCTGGATTATTGGCCTATGGACCTTCACTGTCACACACCTGCTGCAACCCATGGCACGCTGCCAGCTGAGGTCAGTTAGCCCGCCAGGCACATTATTGGCAGAAGTTGCCAAGGTGACAGCGTGTCATACCCTGCCCACTGAGTAATATGGGGGCATCGCTGCCTCTGACCGGTCCCTGAAACTTCAGGAAGTGGAGACCAAAAGCACGCATTCTAATGCTTAGCAACAAACTGACTCTACACATGGCAAGGGCCATATCCCTAAATTCTGTAATAGCAACATTACATCTGGAGGCCCGATATGTCATTCTAAGTGAGTTGAATGCACATTTTTATAAGACTTTCACAGTCTGGAAGGGCTTTGAATTACGGTTAATTCTATATGTAATAATCTTAAATATATACATGCAAaacttgtgtttttgtgtgagtgtgggaTAGAGAAAGTAAGACAGGGGATGAACAGAAATAAAAGACGTAAGTAGAGAACAAGAGGTGAAAGGTGTTCCTGCTTTGTTGTAGCTATCACATTAACTGGAGGATGTGAAGCAGAGGGGAAATAGGCTGTGGGCTCTGTGGTTTAATAGATTACTTACAATTGGACACAGGTATTTGGAGTTAGCCATTATACCCTTGAGGCCCATaagaaggaaaaaagaaacagTATATTTCAACAAAATCTGCTACTGCTTCTTGTTTAAACACCtttctatttttatataaaaaaaaacattgttattttgCATGCTTAGTGCAAAACTGTTTTGTGTTTTCAAAATGTGTGCACTAAGACTGTTAATATTTGCATTGGCTTGTTATTTACGTCTGAAGAACACACACATTATCACATTATCAAATGTCCTTTCAAGCATCAGTTTTTTTAAATTCAACTCATTGTAGTCACGGCACAATTTGTTAAGGTCAGACCTTTGTCTGCAAGGATTGAGTCAGAATTGTATTGAGGTTGTCAGAAAGCACAAAGCCATTTCATTTCAAGGGAACATCTGAATTTCAGCTAAGCTCTTAGAGCCTCAATCTCCCTCTGAAAGAATGGGAGAAAATGTAGACCTAAACCCATTGAATAAGGTCTCAGCATTAGAAAACAGCCTTAACAGGGCCTTCCTGAAATGCTATTACAGTATGCACCTCGGCCCGTCATGGAAACTGATTTAGAAATACACAAGTGGCCTGTATGACGAGTCATTTGGCAGCTCAAGAAAATCATCCTCAATACAAAATCAGGATTGTTTGGATTTAATCTCCTATTTTCGAAAATTTCATCCATAGTAAAAGGATTCAATTGGGATGGCAAATCCAAATCGTCACTTTAGAGAGATTTCTCCTTGGACCACGACATTATTATAACTgacaacaaaatgcaaaacaacaaAATCCTTTCATATATGAGAGGACACTTTTCACTTTCTCTGTGCTTATATTTCATTGTGCTTATCAGTATTTAGAGGGGATAAGTGCAGGAATTTCTGTTGTTCAAACCCTTCCAAACATGTCACATACGACGTAGCAGAGAGTTTGCAGGCTGAAATAAAAGTAGCTATATAATTGATGCAATACACCAAGGACATAATTATCTCTTTGAATAACTGGCGGTTGTTTAATTGCTGGTAATTGTTCTCCAAACCTTGTTCAGAAGGGATGAACACAAGACTGTTATTATGCATCATGTGTTAATCCTGCTATTCTAGCTTAGTTATTAGGGCTTCTGTATCAAAGCACCATGATAAGGGCAGCAGAGTGGGAAAAAtatcatacacattcacacaatcTACACTCATAATCAGGACATAATGCATTATAGTACTGACTCCCACCTTTACTAACCCCAGCTAAATGCAAACGGAAACAAACAGAAACTTTATGCCATCCTTTTCCTTTTTTCCCTCTTCTCTTTGCTGTCACACACTCAGACTCCAGTGTAAATTCTCCATCAGATGTCATTTTTATAACAGTGGGGTTTCTGTTATCCTTTGTTTGCTGTTAATTATTGCCACATTGGAACACCAGACTTGGAGCTCCACAGGAAACAAACACTGATTAATGTGATTGGGCCTGCTGAGAATTGCAGTCCGGTTGAAGTGTGTTGATTGCTGAACTGTTCCCACCCTCTCACTCCAGCAGTCTTGCCCTCTTGCCCTCTGAGACTTGTGAGACAGGTCAGTGGCAAATACTTCAAAAGATGTCTAGGGTTTGCATAATATAAAGTAACCCAAGAACTGAAGTGCTCATAATTGTTCACgcttttgaaattaaaatgagaaaGTCTATAACATTTTAACAGCCACTACAAAGATAATTAAGATCAAATGTTtaatagtttaaattattttaaaaggacATTTTCTTAAGTTCTTATTTTTTTCGTTTAATTctaatctctttttttattttcttaaaaacgtATCAGTAAGTGAAAAAACAGATTTCACTTTTTTCCATTCAGACCAATAATACCCAACACATTGACCTCAACCAATCCTTTGAGACatattgtgtattatgtaatattgCGAGGATGCATTTAAAGATTTAGCTCTCTCTTCTCAGTGTAATAAGGGTCAAAAGATCcaaacaattttatttgtattttttttaattattattattattaaatggtttaattttttttcaaatcataattttttttcaatggtTTAGTTTCTTCAAATAACTTAAAGCAGAGCATATAAACAAATAAGACAATAAAAAGTAACAGCACAGCTCATTAACCCTCTTTTTGCTTTGTTGTTGGTTTAACCTGTTTTAAAATTCCAGTTCAGCTtaatgtagattgatgtggaacaGGCTGCAGAACTACTGTTTTATATTCAAACTCTGCACTTTGGTTACATGGGTAAGAGTGGGAGAGGAAGTCTATGTGGCTCTTTCCTGTCTCATTCCTGATTCTCACAGGCTCATATTTTCACCTGCTACATCTGAAGAGTGCAGCTCACACATGTGTGGATGTGAGTGTATTTATCTTTGTGTATTTTTTTCCCAGCAATGAATTCCTTCCTTTAAACATTCAAGTTTTTGACTGAACATGACAAGGTGCAGTAGGGGGTGGTGTTAATGATAGGGTTGGAAGTTGGGGTAGGTGACCTAAAGTGCTTGAAGTGCATCATATTGAAAGTTGACCTGCAACTATAGCCatggtttatatttttttatgccaCTGAGTTTTAAAGTGATCATTTCTCAATCttcactgccccctactggtgtTGAATTTGGAAAGAAGCTTCATTTCACAAGATCTAAATTATTGACGTGATTTATCAAGATTAACACTTCCTAAACCTGCACTACACCTTTCTAGTTTAACTACAGGTAAAGCAGTTCCTAAGTGAGAACATCTACTATTAACTGTTCAGCAATACATGGCTGTTAGATGTAGTATACTTTATAATTATTAGATCGTTTCAACaatcttttgaaaatgaaatatatCTGTTCAAAGCCACTTCAACATATGTAGCACTGCAAAACTGGATTTGTAGCAACCCGACGATTTAAAGCACAACAGTTAAAGCATGTTCTTACAGGCCAAATAACAATGTCTGTATAAGGATTTGTATGAGAGGCTATGCTGAATAAATTACATCTAGGCatgaaaggaatattcagagtgaTTTTATTATCCACAACTCAAACCACCAAATCTTTTACAGAATGGGCAATGCCCAGCGAAAGAGATTAAGCCACCAGATCACAAAGTGTTACTAAATGATTCAAGCTCAGCACTGTGTATACAACTACAGCCAGTGCTGGAATTGAGGAGATGGGAGGTGGAGGAAAGTGGAGATtggctgagcagggaggagaatttgtatgattttatacatatgttttaaaattacatttaattacaattacttttttaatgggaaaaaaaatactgaatgcacctttaatgttgatctgtttctcacccacacctataatatcgcttctgaagacatgaatttaaccactggagtcttatggattacttttatgctgcctcaagtggtttttggagcttcaaaattttggcacccattaacttgcattgtatagaccaaaacaactgaaaaatgtatccaaaaatcttcatttgatttCAGCAAATGAAAGAACGTCACACATTTGcaatggcataaaggtgagtaaatgacaagagacTGTTCCTTAGTGGTGGAAAGCGCTTCTAACAGatatcaaatatatattatgCAGATATCACAAACATAGTTGTCTTTTGTTCCCAAATGGATATAGACTGTGTTTGATATGTGCAGTTTTACTATTAGTTATGTTGCAGAAATTAAAATGAATCTTTATTTGTAAAGCATatgaatgtaaaagttaatttcaatgtgagacttttattttgaaagcataGGACAGCACCAGTTACAGCTACATATCCACAAATTGTGACATGCTCAATCATTTGAGTCAGAAGTAGTTTTTTGGAGTAACACAATTTTAGTCTCAGCTTTCAAATTAAGTCAATTATAACTTGAA
The Xyrauchen texanus isolate HMW12.3.18 chromosome 14, RBS_HiC_50CHRs, whole genome shotgun sequence genome window above contains:
- the LOC127655140 gene encoding POU domain, class 3, transcription factor 3-A isoform X2, with product MATAASNPYLASNSILSSASIVHSESGGGGMQPGSAAVTSVSGGYRGDPTVKMVQSDFMQGAMVASNGGHMLSHAHQWVTSLPHAAAAAAAAAAAAAEAGSPWSSSPVGMAGSPQQQDVKNNSNREDLHAGTALHHRPTHLGAHQSHQGAWGGSAASHIPTITGGQQQSQQSLIYSQPGGFTVNGMLNPTGSLVHPGLMRGDSPEMDHGSHHHHHHHHHQQQQQHPHHHHHHHQHHAGVNSHDSHSDEDTPTSDDLEQFAKQFKQRRIKLGFTQADVGLALGTLYGNVFSQTTICRFEALQLSFKNMCKLKPLLNKWLEEADSTTGSPTSIDKIAAQGRKRKKRTSIEVSVKGALESHFLKCPKPSAQEITSLADNLQLEKEVVRVWFCNRRQKEKRMTPPGVPQTPEDVYTHTGNVSADTPPPSMDCKREFCDRILKRCKFER
- the LOC127655140 gene encoding POU domain, class 3, transcription factor 3-A isoform X1, which translates into the protein MATAASNPYLASNSILSSASIVHSESGGGGMQPGSAAVTSVSGGYRGDPTVKMVQSDFMQGAMVASNGGHMLSHAHQWVTSLPHAAAAAAAAAAAAAEAGSPWSSSPVGMAGSPQQQDVKNNSNREDLHAGTALHHRPTHLGAHQSHQGAWGGSAASHIPTITGGQQQSQQSLIYSQPGGFTVNGMLNPTGSLVHPGLMRGDSPEMDHGSHHHHHHHHHQQQQQHPHHHHHHHQHHAGVNSHDSHSDEDTPTSDDLEQFAKQFKQRRIKLGFTQADVGLALGTLYGNVFSQTTICRFEALQLSFKNMCKLKPLLNKWLEEADSTTGSPTSIDKIAAQGRKRKKRTSIEVSVKGALESHFLKCPKPSAQEITSLADNLQLEKEVVRVWFCNRRQKEKRMTPPGVPQTPEDVYTHTGNESFVIEYLKGASLKDEPDNNYNVTTTSSYGQEILVH